A single region of the Desulfobaculum xiamenense genome encodes:
- a CDS encoding serine dehydratase subunit alpha family protein gives MKPEWTTYIDILHREVVPAIGCTEPVAVALAAAKAAETLGVEPDSMDVLVSGNLLKNGMGVGVPGTGERGLKIAAAAGALGGKSEAMLEVLKDITPMQAVFARTMVVDGKVRVNVADTDDLIYCEVTVHKGEDSARVILRDKHTGIVHVERNGEVLMHIDANANAADDAAEWPLTMAGIHEFATAAPFESISFILEAARMNEAVAREGLAGEYGLGVGRNIEENIRCEILGDTIVNEAMKLSTAATDARMHGVNMPVMSNSGSGNQGLTCTMPVVACAHRLGSDEEQLAHALIMSHLVSIHIKHGLGRLSALCGATVAGTASACGVVLLLGGGLREIGMTVNNMVGSIAGMICDGAKNGCALKVASAVSTGLQSAFLAMKGHSITGSEGIVDDDVELTIRNLGTLGSNGMRETDRVILRTMVDKGCPHAKRGGNAA, from the coding sequence ATGAAGCCCGAATGGACCACGTACATCGACATCCTGCACAGGGAAGTCGTGCCCGCCATCGGATGCACCGAGCCTGTGGCGGTGGCGCTGGCCGCCGCCAAGGCTGCCGAAACCCTCGGCGTTGAACCCGACAGCATGGACGTCCTCGTCTCCGGCAATCTGCTGAAGAACGGCATGGGCGTCGGCGTCCCCGGCACGGGCGAGCGCGGCCTCAAGATCGCCGCAGCCGCTGGTGCGCTGGGCGGAAAGTCCGAGGCCATGCTCGAAGTGCTAAAGGACATCACGCCCATGCAGGCCGTCTTTGCGCGGACCATGGTCGTTGACGGGAAGGTGCGCGTGAACGTCGCCGACACGGACGACCTTATCTACTGCGAGGTCACCGTGCACAAGGGCGAGGACAGCGCCCGCGTCATCCTGCGCGACAAGCACACCGGCATCGTGCACGTGGAGCGAAACGGCGAGGTGCTCATGCACATCGACGCCAACGCCAACGCCGCCGATGACGCCGCCGAATGGCCGCTGACCATGGCGGGTATCCACGAGTTCGCGACCGCCGCGCCCTTTGAGTCCATCTCCTTCATCCTCGAAGCGGCACGCATGAACGAGGCCGTGGCCCGTGAGGGACTCGCCGGAGAATACGGACTCGGCGTGGGGCGCAACATTGAGGAGAACATCCGCTGCGAGATCCTCGGCGACACCATCGTCAACGAGGCGATGAAGCTCTCCACCGCTGCTACGGACGCCCGCATGCACGGCGTGAACATGCCCGTCATGAGCAACTCCGGCAGCGGCAATCAGGGCCTCACCTGCACCATGCCGGTGGTGGCCTGCGCGCACAGGCTCGGCTCCGACGAGGAACAGCTCGCCCACGCGCTCATCATGAGCCACCTCGTGAGCATCCACATCAAGCACGGACTCGGTCGCCTTTCCGCCCTGTGTGGGGCCACCGTGGCCGGAACGGCCTCGGCCTGCGGCGTGGTGCTGCTCCTCGGCGGCGGACTTCGTGAAATCGGCATGACCGTGAACAATATGGTCGGCAGCATCGCGGGCATGATCTGCGACGGAGCCAAGAACGGCTGCGCGCTCAAGGTCGCCTCCGCCGTCTCCACCGGCCTGCAATCCGCCTTCCTCGCCATGAAGGGCCACAGCATCACCGGCAGCGAAGGCATTGTGGACGACGACGTGGAACTGACCATCCGCAACCTCGGAACCCTCGGCTCCAAC